The DNA window TAGTAATAATAACCATCCACATCGGAGCTTTAGCGTTTTGCGTGCCTAACAACCATCCGAGCAGAACGAAGTTCATCAGTGCTGCCGGTGCACTCCATACCCGGACAGAGAAATACTGCATACCGTAATGCTTTACTTCTGCGCTGGCATCACTCCAGTTAAAGATAAGATCAGCAACTGAGCTGTGTAGGAATAAGAACAGCACCGCAAACAGCAGCGCCATCAAAGCACCTTGCAGAAATACTAATGCCAGTTGTTTACGATCATCGCTGCCATAAGACTGCGCAGCCAGCCCGGTTGTCGACATACGCAAAAAGCCGAGTAGCCAGAACGTCACACTAATCATTGTACTGCCTAAGGCAACACCACCCAGATACCAGGCGTGTTCAAGGTGCCCAATCACAGCAGCATCGACCAGCCCAAGCAGCGGAACGGTAATATTTGACAGCACCATTGGTATTGCGAGCGCTAAGACCTGACGGTGCACTTGAGGATTAGATAAAGAAGAAAAAATAGAGTTTGTCACAGGCACCTCGTTAACTAGGTTAATAAGTGTACCTGAGTTATCACAACAAGCGTAGGCTGGCAATTACCACTTGATGTGAACAAGCACTGGCGTAAGACGATGTTTCAGCACAGGAATCTTATTAATCCAGCGTTGCCAAGCCTTCCAGCGGGAGCAAAAACGGTCTAAAGGTGAAAAGACTTTTACCCACTGCGCCCATGGTAGCCATTGCAGTACCTGTTCAGCTGGCGCTTCGAAGCCATGCGCATAGCAATCAGAGCCGAGTTTCTGTCCCCACTTGCTTTCAGTCAGATCCCCAGCCAGAACCATACACACCTCAGCAGATACAAAATGACGTCCGAGAGTTTGCATAAAACTGGCAACCTGCGATGCTGAGCAATCCAGAAGTGCCATTTCGCAGACAACCAGAACAGGAGCATTTTCAGGTACTGCGAGGGACTCCAACCATGCCATCTCTCCGACGCTGCCTGTGTGGTGCGCGTAACGTTCATTTTTATGGAACAGCCTTTGACGCCACACCAGATTTTCTGTGACATCTAACTCAATCCAATGACAACGACCGTTATCCAGCCGGTAGAAACGGGTATCGAGCCCTGCGCCCACATTAATTACCCAGGCATCCGGATGCTG is part of the Vibrio sp. B1FLJ16 genome and encodes:
- a CDS encoding class I SAM-dependent methyltransferase, with translation MSQPKHQVPNHLLKPLLLRSRESMIDNGLVYDPIAAKACLSCKMAPDCLSGDVAQKQLLHVTLTQLCDQQVMTFLQQHPDAWVINVGAGLDTRFYRLDNGRCHWIELDVTENLVWRQRLFHKNERYAHHTGSVGEMAWLESLAVPENAPVLVVCEMALLDCSASQVASFMQTLGRHFVSAEVCMVLAGDLTESKWGQKLGSDCYAHGFEAPAEQVLQWLPWAQWVKVFSPLDRFCSRWKAWQRWINKIPVLKHRLTPVLVHIKW